The sequence below is a genomic window from Oxobacter pfennigii.
CCGACAGGTAAAGCCAGCCTCCCAGTGGCACAGTGAAAAAGATACCTGATTCGATAAGCACTTTGCATACCGCACTGAGCGGGGCTGCAATTTTAGCAACCTTTACCCACAAGTCGTTGTACTCCCTGCCGGTTTCAGAATAATCCCGGTAAGAGTTTGCAGTAAGATTATAGGCTTTCATAACCGGCATTCCATTTACAAATTGCAATATAGCTGAATTGAGCCTCCCGAGGACCCCCGGGAAATTTGCCATCAAAGGCTTTGTAATCACGATCATGAGATATTGGAGGAAAAGTGTTACAACAATAGGGAGCAGAAGTATTAAGGCCATCGGGATATTTACTGTGAGGAGGTAAATGAGCACCGCAAGGGGAACCACGATAGCGACTGTTATGTCAGGAATCTGGTGCGCCAAAAATTTTTCCAGTCGCTCTACATCCTCCATTAGCACTTTTTTGATCTCACCTGTACTGTTGTCCGTAAAAAAACCAAGATTGACTTCTCCAATATGGTTGCAAACTTTTTTTCGTACTTGATAAAGCACGTTGTATGCGCCTATATGTGTCATACCGGCTGAAATGGCCTGAAAAATAAACCTCAACAGGATAAAAACTGCTGCGATCAGCCCATATTGCATAACCGCATCCATGCTACCATTGTCCTTAAACAGAAACAGCACCGTCCGAAAAACCATAACATATGGAACAAAGGTACTCAATCCAGACAAAATGCTGAACAGGATGGCTGTATATAGAATTCTTTTCTTGCTACCAGCCAGCTCAAATAAATAAGACATCTTTACTTTTTCCGACTGTCTGCCGGATTTTTTCTTTACCATATTTATTCCTCCATTTAAGTTAGTTAGCTCTAACTGTGTTATATAAAAAAAACCACCCTAAGAGTCTGCGGCAAGTCCGAAGCAGGTAACACAACCAATTGTGAGACACTTGTATCTTTTAATGAATATGGTATCATTATAGCAGACTTCATTTTCAATTCAACGATTTTGAGAAAATGATACATATTTCAAAAAATGTCTCAGGAGGAAGGTCGGCATGAACGGACATTCAAGACAAAAAACGCGAAATCAAATTGAGGAGTGGATGATGAGCGCGCTTCTTTTATTGATGAAAGAAAAGCCGTTCCGAGAGATTAAGATCACGGAAGTCGTGGATCGCGCTCAACTGGCCCGGTGTACCTTTTATCGTTATTACAAAAGCAAAGAAGAACTTCTCATGCGCTGCTGTGAATCTATATTTGAAGAACTTGCGGCGAGCATGTTTATGGGGGATCACCATACATTTTATAGAACAGCTTTGGCATACTTTTCTTTCTGGCTGGAACATCGGGAATTTTTTGATCTCCTTCAGGAAAGCAACATGCTTTATTTTTTCATGCAAAGCCATGACGAATTGATGTTCCGCGTAGCAAAGGAAGTCAAACCGGAAAATGCAGAAAAAGGTGGGTTTGACTTTTCACCAAAAGTACGGTATCACTTTTTCTTTGGTATGGGTGGATTTTGGGGAATGGCCAATCGCTGGCTTCTGCATGGCTGCAAGGAATCTCCAGAAGAATTAGCGCAATATGTCGTGGCATATCTCGTAGAATCCTACGAATTAGAGCCGGGATGCCAATATTATGATAAGCATAAAGCGTATCCATACGCTCCCTGTTATATTAGGTTGGAAAATGAATTTTAATATAAGAACAGATATTTTCTCAGATATGGCGGATACGGTGGTTTACACCTTCACATTTGGCAATCTGGCTGTAACTCAAACCTGCAAAATAGTATAGGTGTAGTCTCCGTTGCTGTACTTTGGTCAGCTTGCCGATAGCTTCATACAACCGGCTTCAATCTAAGCAACTTTTTAAGATTTGCAGTCCTTTTTCCAGTTTCCGCATACTTCCCGCAGAGCAAAGAGTAACGCGGAGAAAATTATGGCCTTGATTTTTTGCTACTGCGAACCGCTCAGAATGATAGACACGAATCCCTTGACTTATGAAATCTTCTTCAATATCACGGAACGGCTTCTCTATTTCAATCGGCATCCATTGGTAATAGCTGATTTTTCCATGTTCTTTCCAGCACTCGGGAAAATATTTTGCAAACAGAGCACAGGCCCTCTCGGTTAAAGAATGCTTATGTTCCGCAATTTTGTAAGCATCACCATTGAGAATAAGCTCCGTTATAATTTCTGCATCAAGAGAAGATGTTTTGACGTTGATATTGAATAATCCATGGAGAATTTCCTGACGAAAACATTCGGCAAAAGTCATGTATGCAATCCGGAGGCCGGGGCATAGGTTTTTTGTCATTCCGCAGATATAAATACTCTGCCCCGCCAGAAGATCAAACATAGATGGCAGCATATTTCCGATAGAAGTGGGCATCCACGCAGAGACATCATCCTCAATCAAAATCAGTCGATGCTTTCGGATGACTGCCGCCAATTCTTCACGCCGCTCTTTTGAAATTACGATTGTTGTCGGATTGGCACAGGAGGGCATAAGATAGATGCCTTTCATCTTATTGGTACCGCATTGTCTTTTTAAATCATCCGGGCACATTCCATTTTTATCCCCTCTGATGGGGACTAAAACGATATGGAGCAATTTAGCAAGCTCAATCAAGTTGGAGTAGGTATACTGATCGGTGGCAATCTTATCTCCGGGTGAAAAGAGGGAAACCAAGGCTACTGTTATGGCATTTTGCGCACCTGCAAAAATCGCAGTATGTTCGTTGTCTGTATGCACTCCCAGCTGCTCCATCCAGCGAATGCCTGCCGCAAGCTGATGAGGTTGACCGGCTGGGTGGGTGTATTCATACAAATTGCGGAGATACCCCTTTTCAACAACAGCGCGGGTAGCCCTTTCCGTCAATTCGGTATATTCGCTGAAGCCATTTACAGCCCCCATTTCAATACATCCATCGGTGAGATTGGATGCTGTAATCGTTATATTTTCCGAAGAATGGGGCGAAACAAAGGTTCCTTTTCCTGCTGCTCCATAGACCAAGCCTTTCTTTTTGCATATCTCATAGACTCTGGTTATCGTTGTATAGTTCAAATTCAGATAATCCGCAATTTCACGCTGGGGCGGCAATTTTGTTCCGGGTTTCAATATGCCCCGTTTTATCCTGTTTTCCAAATCTTCTGCAAGTGCTTTGAAATACGGCTGCTTTAATTTCTCTTTCTCTGGCTTCCATGCCAGGGGGTAATTATCAAATGAGTTGACAGACATCCCAATTCCCACCTTCAAATTGTTGTACATACAATATTAATATTGTATGCATTATACCGTGATGATACAATTTTAGCAAGCCCCTTACCTGTTAAGGGAGGAATTTGAGCATGACCAATTTTGCTGAAGCAGAACCCGGATGCCGCGCCAAAGGGTGCTACGGATGCAGAACTTGGCCTTTGAGCCAGAAATATCTGAAAAAGGAGGACTTAACATGAAACAGTATGTTGTAGACGCGTTTACCGATCAAATTTTTGCTGGAAATCCCGCCGCTGTCTGTGTCATGGACAAGTGGCTTTCCGATGATATTGCCATGTGAGCCCTCTTTGGGCCGGGAAGCTGGGCCGCGACACGCTCACTGCTTACCAAGCATCCCAAAGGGGCGGCATTCTGT
It includes:
- a CDS encoding TetR/AcrR family transcriptional regulator is translated as MNGHSRQKTRNQIEEWMMSALLLLMKEKPFREIKITEVVDRAQLARCTFYRYYKSKEELLMRCCESIFEELAASMFMGDHHTFYRTALAYFSFWLEHREFFDLLQESNMLYFFMQSHDELMFRVAKEVKPENAEKGGFDFSPKVRYHFFFGMGGFWGMANRWLLHGCKESPEELAQYVVAYLVESYELEPGCQYYDKHKAYPYAPCYIRLENEF
- a CDS encoding PLP-dependent aminotransferase family protein; this encodes MSVNSFDNYPLAWKPEKEKLKQPYFKALAEDLENRIKRGILKPGTKLPPQREIADYLNLNYTTITRVYEICKKKGLVYGAAGKGTFVSPHSSENITITASNLTDGCIEMGAVNGFSEYTELTERATRAVVEKGYLRNLYEYTHPAGQPHQLAAGIRWMEQLGVHTDNEHTAIFAGAQNAITVALVSLFSPGDKIATDQYTYSNLIELAKLLHIVLVPIRGDKNGMCPDDLKRQCGTNKMKGIYLMPSCANPTTIVISKERREELAAVIRKHRLILIEDDVSAWMPTSIGNMLPSMFDLLAGQSIYICGMTKNLCPGLRIAYMTFAECFRQEILHGLFNINVKTSSLDAEIITELILNGDAYKIAEHKHSLTERACALFAKYFPECWKEHGKISYYQWMPIEIEKPFRDIEEDFISQGIRVYHSERFAVAKNQGHNFLRVTLCSAGSMRKLEKGLQILKSCLD
- a CDS encoding PhzF family phenazine biosynthesis protein, encoding MKQYVVDAFTDQIFAGNPAAVCVMDKWLSDDIAM